From the genome of Carassius gibelio isolate Cgi1373 ecotype wild population from Czech Republic chromosome A18, carGib1.2-hapl.c, whole genome shotgun sequence:
gaaaaagaaaattcatggctgggcggaaccagcggagaaacagaaaattcatggctgggcggaaccagtggagaaacagaaaactcagggctgggcggaaccagcagagaaacagaaaattcatggctggatggaaccagcggaaatggagcagaggaaatgactggaggaggtaggagtgggagattgagagggtatacaggggaatcaggtctggacggaaccagcggagaaacaggaatattagggattacctccatagaccagtccattaGATCCAAAAGTTGCTCCATGTTACCCGAGACCGGATGTAGCTCACCCACAGTTGTGGatgtgtgggcagggctttcctccatgccctcgatctccactaggactcccacgatgcacggtgttgccggctcacacacctggtcagtcgcgctctcgagatcctgctCCATGTCactggatggctcgggctctgcggctgcagtgggctctggctccgtgtggtgggatggtggctggctggtctctgggtcgggagtgggactggcgagatcctctatggggcagaaAGTGAgaggtgagccatttctcgccagagtccactccacaaatgcggcgaattcctcccgaggaccatcttcgggcgacaacgcactgcacttggagttcaggctggtgttgtagaaggtgcagagcacGTAGTCCGGGTAGCTGATGGCATTAGCTAACAGAAGAAaccgtctggtatggtcctcgagagaacgtccttcctgctcctGCTTCCTGCGAAGGAGGAATTCGGGGCTATAGAGGGGTTCCATCGACACTACGaaatgaaaagactgtgaaaaaactaaaacaaaacggAGTGAAAAACACAGTTTTAGACTCTCTTTTTGGGTCGGGTCTTCTGTTACGGTTTACGCTGCCAGAAGAAACACGGAGCAGAGGATAaatgaaataaggcttttaatatatccaacacgtggagcacagaggtagacacacgtaaataGCAAGTgagtagacccgacaaaacagaactgaaaggacaaggcttatgtacctgggataatggggaaacacaggtggatggaatcactaaattaacagggacatggaacacatggggaatagaatagacacacctgggaactaatcaaaccaaacacggaagacagaaactgggtcacaggggcaaaaacacactaaatgagtccaggtacGTAACACACAtcagccg
Proteins encoded in this window:
- the LOC127934051 gene encoding uncharacterized protein LOC127934051, giving the protein MEPLYSPEFLLRRKQEQEGRSLEDHTRRFLLLANAISYPDYVLCTFYNTSLNSKCSALSPEDGPREEFAAFVEWTLARNGSPLTFCPIEDLASPTPDPETSQPPSHHTEPEPTAAAEPEPSSDMEQDLESATDQVCEPATPCIVGVLVEIEGMEESPAHTSTTVGELHPVSGNMEQLLDLMDWSMEVIPNIPVSPLVPSRPDSPVYPLNLPLLPPPVISSAPFPLVPSSHEFSVSLLVPPSPEFSVSPLVPPSHEFSVSPLVPPSHEFSFSPLVPPSPEFSVSPLVPPSPEFSVSPLVLPNYEFSVSQLVPPSPEFSVSQLVPPSPEFPVSPLVPPSSESSVYPVFPPGLPLPPPPGPAGPSAPLPLAPSNPDPLVFPLILPLSPPPPRPASSSSSLLVPVSPAAHPQSAPSGRDGLPLDCQSPAPPWRVKALSAGLLLGVCPPPEPPPKFPPTPPSVVSTVRGRTYREGGVLLHTWTHLVCFCPCDPVSVFRVWFD